One window from the genome of Leucobacter aridicollis encodes:
- a CDS encoding ABC transporter ATP-binding protein, whose protein sequence is MAKREKAVKAKNTPVEEVEEDWENFEPGNGGDMFGEGAPPRKAKAFWPSAKRLVGLLAPEKGKFAFVVVLVVGSVILSVIAPKVLGRATDVIFNGILGKQLPAGVPLDQIIAQLRAEGNTQFADMLQGADVVPGQGIDFGLLGMLILVVLGLYLVSSLLMWLQGFILNKLVMRVVYKLRADIEAKINRLPLSYFDGRQRGDVLSRVTNDVDNIQQALQQAFSQLVQSFLMIVGIMAMMFVVSWQLALIALIALPLSGVIVGIVGVRAQKLFAAQWKHTGELNGHIEESFTGHELVRIFNRDAEMAQEFDRRNDGLFTASFKAQALSGAIMPSMNFVQSLIYVLIAVVGALRVTSGTMTLGDVTAFIQYSREFAQPVGEIASMANMLQSGVASAERTFELLDADEQEPENAELDLPDRTDGHVRFEGVSFSYDPEKPLIENLSLEARPGHTIAIVGPTGAGKTTLVNLIMRFYEIDGGRILLDDADITRLSREELRSHVGMVLQDAWLFDGTIRENIRYGRLDATDEEVVEAAKATMVDRFVRQLPEGYDTVISENASSLSAGERQLLTIARAFIANPSLLILDEATSSVDTRTEVLVQQAMRALRSDRTSFVIAHRLSTIRDADTILMMEAGRIVEQGSHVELLEQRGAYYDLYQSQFAGEVDEEHAEELLTGEPVAATGAIPVPGAGAGDSSAAADAVAEDGSKGAS, encoded by the coding sequence ATGGCAAAACGAGAGAAGGCCGTGAAGGCCAAGAACACCCCGGTCGAAGAAGTAGAAGAGGACTGGGAGAACTTCGAGCCCGGAAACGGGGGCGACATGTTCGGCGAGGGCGCCCCGCCGCGCAAGGCGAAGGCATTCTGGCCGTCTGCGAAGCGACTCGTCGGGCTGCTTGCGCCTGAGAAAGGCAAGTTCGCCTTCGTTGTCGTGCTCGTGGTCGGCTCGGTCATCCTGTCCGTCATTGCGCCAAAGGTGCTGGGTCGCGCGACTGACGTTATCTTCAACGGCATCCTCGGCAAGCAGCTCCCCGCTGGCGTGCCGCTCGACCAGATCATTGCTCAGCTTCGAGCCGAGGGCAACACCCAGTTCGCAGACATGCTGCAGGGCGCGGACGTCGTACCCGGGCAGGGAATCGACTTCGGCCTCCTCGGCATGCTGATCCTCGTCGTCCTCGGGCTGTACCTCGTGTCGTCGCTCCTTATGTGGTTGCAAGGGTTCATCCTCAACAAGCTTGTGATGCGCGTCGTCTACAAGCTCCGTGCCGACATCGAAGCGAAGATCAACCGTCTCCCGCTGTCGTACTTCGACGGTCGCCAGCGTGGTGACGTGCTCTCGCGAGTCACGAACGACGTCGACAACATCCAGCAGGCGCTCCAGCAGGCGTTCTCGCAGCTCGTGCAGTCGTTCCTCATGATCGTCGGCATTATGGCCATGATGTTCGTTGTGTCGTGGCAGCTCGCACTGATCGCGCTCATCGCCCTGCCCCTGTCCGGCGTGATCGTCGGTATCGTTGGCGTGCGCGCGCAGAAGCTGTTCGCGGCCCAATGGAAGCACACGGGTGAACTCAATGGGCACATTGAGGAGTCGTTCACCGGCCACGAGCTCGTTCGTATCTTCAACCGTGACGCGGAGATGGCTCAGGAGTTCGACCGCCGCAACGACGGCCTGTTCACCGCATCGTTCAAGGCGCAGGCGCTCTCGGGTGCGATCATGCCGTCGATGAACTTCGTGCAGTCGCTCATCTACGTGCTCATCGCCGTCGTCGGTGCGCTTCGGGTGACGAGCGGCACGATGACGCTCGGCGACGTGACCGCCTTCATCCAGTACTCGCGAGAGTTCGCGCAGCCTGTCGGCGAAATCGCCAGCATGGCGAACATGCTGCAGTCTGGTGTCGCCTCGGCCGAACGCACGTTTGAGCTTCTCGATGCCGACGAACAGGAGCCCGAGAACGCCGAACTCGACCTGCCTGACCGAACCGATGGTCACGTCCGTTTCGAAGGGGTCTCGTTCAGCTACGACCCCGAGAAGCCGCTCATCGAGAACCTGTCGCTCGAGGCTCGCCCCGGCCACACGATCGCGATCGTCGGCCCGACGGGCGCTGGCAAGACGACCCTCGTGAACCTCATCATGCGGTTCTACGAGATCGACGGCGGCCGGATTCTGCTCGACGACGCCGACATCACGCGGCTGTCGCGTGAGGAGCTCCGCTCCCACGTCGGTATGGTGCTCCAGGATGCGTGGCTGTTCGACGGCACCATCCGTGAGAACATCCGCTACGGCAGACTCGACGCAACCGATGAGGAGGTCGTCGAGGCGGCCAAGGCGACGATGGTGGATCGCTTCGTGCGCCAGCTTCCTGAGGGCTACGACACCGTAATCTCAGAGAACGCGTCGTCGCTTTCGGCGGGCGAGCGTCAGCTGCTCACCATTGCACGCGCCTTCATTGCGAACCCCTCGCTGCTCATCCTCGACGAGGCAACCTCGTCTGTCGATACGCGTACCGAGGTGCTCGTGCAGCAGGCAATGCGGGCGCTCCGTAGCGACCGCACGTCGTTCGTCATCGCGCACCGGCTCTCGACGATTCGCGACGCAGACACCATCCTCATGATGGAGGCAGGCCGCATCGTCGAGCAGGGGTCGCACGTTGAACTCCTCGAGCAGCGCGGAGCGTACTACGACCTCTACCAGTCGCAGTTCGCGGGCGAGGTCGACGAGGAACACGCCGAAGAGCTGTTGACGGGTGAGCCTGTCGCTGCGACAGGCGCAATCCCAGTGCCCGGTGCTGGTGCTGGGGACTCGTCAGCCGCTGCCGATGCGGTCGCCGAGGATGGCTCGAAGGGTGCTTCGTAA
- a CDS encoding MarR family winged helix-turn-helix transcriptional regulator — protein sequence MTSPPGSQPNQPNQSGLPTTADADALIDALARMRGRRGRRGGHRHGGPGDRHGDFAGWGGHEARGVNEHAPPGDAERTGFHPGGAAHREHWGGHGGPPSEGRRGRGGPGGRAGGAALMRMLGVLAHSPEPLSISELAEHIGVDQPRASRLVQQAVALGHAEREADPADARRTRVRLTGAGEQLVHGIRNRQRDEATTALAALDDAERVELLRLVQKLADAWPTP from the coding sequence ATGACTTCCCCGCCCGGCTCACAGCCGAACCAACCGAACCAGTCCGGGCTCCCAACCACGGCAGACGCGGATGCACTCATCGATGCCCTCGCACGCATGCGTGGACGGCGAGGGAGGCGAGGGGGCCACCGACACGGCGGACCCGGGGATAGGCACGGCGACTTCGCAGGCTGGGGCGGCCACGAGGCCCGCGGTGTCAACGAGCACGCCCCACCTGGCGACGCGGAACGCACCGGGTTCCACCCTGGCGGCGCCGCACATCGGGAGCACTGGGGTGGCCACGGCGGCCCACCCAGCGAGGGTCGGCGCGGCCGCGGTGGGCCGGGTGGGCGCGCAGGCGGCGCAGCGCTCATGCGAATGCTCGGCGTGCTTGCGCACTCCCCCGAACCGCTGTCAATCAGCGAACTCGCTGAGCACATTGGCGTCGACCAGCCCCGCGCCTCCCGCCTCGTTCAACAGGCAGTGGCGCTCGGGCATGCTGAACGCGAAGCCGATCCGGCGGACGCCAGGCGCACGAGGGTGCGGCTGACTGGCGCTGGGGAACAGCTCGTACATGGCATACGGAACCGACAGCGCGACGAGGCCACCACAGCGCTCGCCGCACTTGACGACGCCGAACGGGTAGAGCTCCTCAGGTTGGTCCAGAAACTCGCTGACGCCTGGCCCACGCCCTAG
- the pta gene encoding phosphate acetyltransferase has product MAVSIYLTSPEGRTGKSAVALGVLDALKADVPRVGVFRPVIRSRDERDRVLEMLRGRATAHASYDACIGATYEELSRNSEEAMASIVSAYSALREECDAIVVVGSDYTDVAAPTELATNARIAANLDSPVLLVVGGRDMAEQEVLGQSSARSAIELAKVVELSVAELHEEHASVLATLINRADSDELEAIVGAVSAVVPDGSAVWAIPEEPMLVAPPVAEVMRAVDGQLVRGSEELLSREVSQIVVAGMSMTNVLPRLLEGAVVIIAADRAETLLAVSIAHEAEGFPTLGAVVLNGDFEMSADVERLLDGVGAVLPVIRTPHGTFETAQRVVHARGLLTEESPVKFDTALALFHAHVDTADLRERLRLHRGSVRTPAMFAYDLFARAAQANAHIVLPEGHDDRILRATSTLLARGIARLTLLGEESAIRKRGAELGLAIDGATVIDPATSPLLEEFAAEYAKLRAHKGVTLEDARDRLVDVSYFGTMLVHLGLADGMVSGAANTTAHTIRPSLEFIKTKPGVSVVSSVFFMALADRVLVYGDCAVNPDPNAAQLADIAASSAETAAQFGVDPRIAMLSYSTGESGSGAEVDKVREATALVRDAHPELLVEGPLQYDAAIDPETGASKLPGSQVAGHATVFIFPDLNTGNNTYKAVQRSAGAVAVGPVLQGLNKPVNDLSRGATVQDILNTVAITAVQAGER; this is encoded by the coding sequence GTGGCAGTAAGTATCTATCTCACGTCCCCCGAAGGTCGCACGGGCAAGAGCGCTGTGGCGCTCGGCGTGCTAGATGCGTTGAAGGCCGACGTCCCGCGTGTGGGTGTATTCCGCCCTGTGATCAGGTCTCGCGACGAGCGTGACCGCGTGCTTGAGATGCTGCGAGGCAGGGCGACAGCTCACGCGTCGTACGACGCCTGCATCGGCGCCACATACGAAGAGCTGTCGCGAAATTCAGAAGAGGCCATGGCGAGTATCGTCAGCGCCTACAGTGCGCTTCGTGAGGAGTGCGACGCCATTGTCGTCGTGGGGTCCGACTACACCGATGTTGCCGCTCCGACCGAGCTCGCCACGAATGCGCGGATCGCCGCGAACCTAGATTCTCCGGTGCTTCTTGTGGTCGGCGGTCGAGACATGGCTGAGCAGGAGGTGCTCGGGCAATCGAGTGCCCGGTCGGCAATTGAGCTTGCGAAGGTCGTCGAGTTGAGCGTCGCTGAACTGCACGAAGAACATGCAAGCGTGCTCGCGACCCTCATCAACCGCGCAGACAGCGACGAGCTTGAGGCGATTGTTGGTGCGGTCTCGGCGGTGGTACCTGACGGCAGCGCGGTGTGGGCAATCCCTGAGGAGCCGATGCTCGTCGCCCCGCCTGTCGCCGAGGTGATGCGCGCCGTTGACGGACAGCTGGTTCGAGGGAGCGAAGAGCTGCTGAGCCGCGAGGTGAGCCAGATCGTGGTGGCAGGCATGTCTATGACAAACGTGCTGCCGCGGCTGTTGGAGGGCGCGGTCGTGATTATCGCCGCGGACCGCGCAGAGACGCTGCTCGCTGTTTCAATCGCACACGAGGCTGAGGGGTTCCCGACGCTTGGCGCCGTGGTGCTCAACGGCGACTTCGAGATGTCAGCAGACGTTGAGCGACTGCTTGACGGTGTGGGTGCGGTACTTCCCGTGATCCGCACCCCGCACGGCACATTTGAGACCGCCCAGCGGGTGGTGCACGCGCGTGGGTTGCTCACTGAGGAGTCGCCAGTCAAGTTCGATACTGCTCTCGCGCTTTTTCACGCCCACGTCGACACCGCCGACCTGCGTGAGCGGCTGCGGCTGCATCGTGGGAGTGTGCGGACGCCGGCGATGTTTGCCTACGATCTGTTCGCACGGGCGGCGCAGGCGAACGCACACATCGTGCTTCCCGAAGGACACGACGATCGAATTCTCCGTGCGACGAGCACCCTGCTCGCCCGCGGGATCGCAAGGCTCACCCTGCTTGGTGAGGAGAGCGCGATCCGCAAGCGCGGAGCAGAGCTTGGCCTGGCCATCGACGGCGCGACAGTCATCGATCCGGCGACATCGCCGCTGCTCGAGGAGTTCGCTGCGGAGTATGCGAAGCTCCGCGCCCACAAGGGAGTCACGCTCGAGGATGCGCGGGATCGCTTGGTCGACGTGAGCTACTTCGGCACGATGCTCGTGCACCTCGGCCTCGCCGACGGAATGGTCTCGGGCGCCGCCAACACGACTGCGCACACGATCCGACCGAGCCTCGAGTTCATCAAGACGAAGCCGGGTGTCTCAGTTGTGTCGAGCGTGTTCTTCATGGCGCTTGCAGACAGGGTGCTCGTCTACGGCGACTGTGCAGTGAACCCGGATCCGAACGCCGCGCAGCTCGCCGACATCGCCGCCTCGTCAGCTGAGACGGCAGCGCAGTTCGGTGTCGACCCGCGAATCGCGATGCTCTCGTATTCGACTGGCGAATCAGGATCTGGCGCTGAGGTCGACAAGGTACGAGAGGCAACCGCGCTCGTGCGGGATGCCCATCCCGAGCTGCTCGTTGAGGGGCCGCTGCAGTACGACGCTGCAATTGACCCCGAGACTGGCGCCTCCAAGCTCCCTGGTTCGCAGGTTGCTGGGCACGCAACCGTATTCATATTCCCAGACCTGAATACGGGAAACAACACGTATAAGGCCGTGCAGCGCTCAGCCGGGGCGGTCGCCGTCGGGCCCGTGCTTCAGGGCCTAAACAAGCCAGTCAACGACCTCTCCCGTGGGGCGACAGTTCAAGACATCTTGAACACGGTTGCCATCACGGCAGTGCAGGCGGGAGAACGATGA
- a CDS encoding acetate/propionate family kinase, producing the protein MNAVLVVNSGSSSIKYQVIDERSGARLAQGLVERIGESGRGRVVYKGTAGDSATEQDIPDHSAAFAAIVEEFRAAGTPIDELGIVAVGHRVVHGGSDFIAPTLIDDAVAERILELAELAPLHNPGHYAAIVAARAVFPELPHIAVFDTAFHQSMPERAYTYALDRDLAADHGIRRYGFHGISHQVVSRRAASHLGMPLESLKQIVLHLGNGASICAIDGGRSVDTSMGLTPLEGLVMGTRSGNIDAGAIFHLLRRGVSVDEVDEQLNKRAGFLGMTGSNDFRDVRAAAASGDEAANLAIEVYVHRARHYLGAYLAVLGGTDTVVFTAGLGENGPDLRELICAGFEWCGLKLDPSRNAATGSGARVISADDSAITVLVVPTDEEAEIAQQSIALIASS; encoded by the coding sequence ATGAACGCCGTACTCGTGGTGAACTCTGGTTCATCGTCAATCAAATACCAGGTGATCGACGAGCGGAGCGGAGCCAGGCTCGCTCAGGGGCTCGTCGAGCGTATCGGCGAGAGCGGTCGCGGCCGGGTGGTCTACAAGGGTACTGCCGGTGACTCGGCGACTGAGCAAGACATTCCCGACCACTCTGCGGCATTCGCGGCGATCGTCGAGGAGTTCAGGGCCGCCGGCACGCCGATTGATGAGCTTGGCATCGTGGCTGTCGGTCACCGTGTCGTGCACGGAGGCAGCGACTTCATTGCGCCGACACTCATCGATGATGCCGTCGCCGAGCGGATTCTTGAGCTCGCGGAGCTCGCGCCGCTGCACAACCCAGGGCACTACGCTGCCATCGTCGCGGCACGCGCAGTGTTCCCCGAGCTTCCACACATCGCCGTCTTCGACACCGCGTTTCACCAGAGCATGCCCGAACGCGCATACACGTATGCGCTCGACAGAGACCTCGCGGCCGACCATGGCATTCGGCGGTACGGGTTCCACGGGATCTCACATCAGGTCGTCTCGCGGCGCGCCGCCAGCCACCTCGGCATGCCACTCGAATCGCTCAAGCAGATCGTGCTGCACCTTGGAAATGGGGCCTCAATCTGTGCCATCGATGGTGGCAGATCCGTGGACACCTCGATGGGGCTGACGCCGCTTGAGGGGCTCGTGATGGGAACCCGATCCGGAAACATTGACGCCGGGGCAATCTTTCACCTGCTGCGCCGTGGCGTGAGCGTCGACGAGGTCGACGAGCAACTCAACAAGCGCGCGGGTTTTCTCGGCATGACCGGGTCGAACGACTTCCGCGACGTCCGCGCTGCGGCGGCGAGCGGTGACGAGGCGGCGAACCTCGCGATCGAGGTGTACGTGCATCGCGCCAGGCACTACCTTGGCGCCTATCTCGCGGTACTTGGCGGCACGGACACAGTCGTGTTCACGGCAGGCCTCGGAGAGAACGGGCCCGATTTGCGCGAGCTCATCTGCGCTGGCTTTGAATGGTGCGGTCTGAAACTCGACCCGTCGCGCAACGCGGCTACAGGCTCGGGCGCCAGGGTCATTAGCGCCGACGACTCGGCGATTACTGTGCTCGTTGTTCCGACTGACGAGGAAGCCGAGATCGCGCAGCAGTCGATTGCCCTGATAGCGTCCAGCTAG
- a CDS encoding nitrilase-related carbon-nitrogen hydrolase, with protein sequence MKIAAIQFTPSVEPSENFQAMRARAAEAAADGARVIVFPEQAMVLLQSVTVDGLTGIAAKWWDAFAALTAELAVEHSAVVVSAGFEPSPDGLPFNTVLAVGPDGSELARYRKLHLYEAFAQSEFAHTQPGDELPPVFNVEADGESLSLGLANCYDLRFPELFRSLVDRGADTLVVVAAWASGPGKEDHWSILTRARALESVSWLVASAAVGGGPRDAATTGLSRIVDPLGAVVAGLGPRGEGIAIADVDPAAVARARGVLPALENRRIGLTYELG encoded by the coding sequence GTGAAAATCGCAGCCATCCAGTTCACCCCGTCGGTCGAGCCGAGCGAGAACTTCCAGGCGATGCGAGCGCGCGCGGCTGAGGCGGCCGCCGATGGGGCCAGAGTGATCGTGTTCCCAGAGCAGGCGATGGTGCTTTTGCAGTCGGTGACAGTCGACGGGCTGACAGGTATCGCTGCGAAGTGGTGGGATGCGTTTGCGGCACTGACTGCAGAGCTTGCCGTCGAGCACAGCGCCGTCGTGGTCTCGGCGGGGTTTGAACCCTCGCCCGACGGTCTCCCGTTCAACACTGTGCTCGCCGTCGGGCCTGACGGATCAGAGCTCGCCCGCTACCGCAAGCTCCACCTCTACGAGGCGTTTGCGCAGAGCGAGTTCGCGCACACCCAACCTGGCGATGAGCTCCCGCCAGTATTCAACGTGGAGGCGGACGGTGAGAGCCTGAGCCTCGGCCTCGCGAATTGCTACGACCTCCGGTTCCCTGAGCTCTTCCGCTCGCTCGTGGATCGGGGAGCGGACACGCTCGTTGTCGTCGCGGCGTGGGCATCGGGGCCTGGGAAGGAAGACCACTGGTCGATCCTGACTCGCGCACGCGCGCTTGAAAGTGTGAGCTGGCTCGTCGCGAGCGCGGCCGTCGGCGGGGGGCCGCGCGACGCGGCGACGACGGGTCTCAGCAGGATCGTTGACCCGCTCGGTGCCGTCGTCGCCGGCCTCGGCCCGCGCGGCGAGGGGATCGCGATCGCCGACGTCGACCCGGCAGCGGTCGCTCGGGCGCGCGGCGTGCTCCCAGCTCTCGAGAACCGACGCATCGGGCTCACCTACGAACTCGGGTGA
- a CDS encoding DNA polymerase III subunit gamma and tau: MVAALYRRYRPESFSEMIGQSQVTDPLMTALRTGRVGHAYLFSGPRGCGKTTSARILARCLNCVEGPTDTPCGTCPSCVELSRAGGGSLDVVEIDAASHGGVDDARDLRERAVFAPARDRFKIFIIDEAHMVTAGGFNALLKIVEEPPPHVKFIFATTEPEKVIGTIRSRTHHYPFRLIPPAALIDYVQQLCDSEGVVVEPGVLPLVVRSGGGSARDTLSILDQLIAGSEGNSVSAERAAGLLGFTHTELLDDVVVALGSGDPAAAFTATDRVIQTGQDPRRFVEDLLERLRDLIIVNATSIDGAAAVLRGVPQDQLDRMFEQARAFGARELSRTADTVSEALDQMTGATPPRLHLELMIARALVELSGSAAHDMQALVPGLGMQQSPQGATAAEAPGGVPHQSAVPGAQPPRAGGPMPVQDAAPHPVSQAPAGQGAPTQMPPAPDHNPGAPAPAAPKPERVANAAETAASIREFLRNEDAGPATPPVQSQRTDGERDTHPNEGAAGFGRPISDVLSAAQIASIGTEPTTPAPAAPAPAAQAPAAPAGQPAAPQQSAGAQHPAKQSVPGGPQPSETPAPGATPSPAAAAGPEGTAAELSEELAGFEDLREMWPDLLEELLESNREAWNAVRAIEPLGLEDDLLIVGVASRSDLDAFKATGAGPLRETILEATGIRVRYAPRQVTAARESQEQSQPSVGTADSEEPHRGSPKASTPPVDDLAERAAARLSSLGPKLAAPAWADPIPEPVTPSDPAPVGQPAAHETPQQPSPDAVGEPPASQSPAPQQPAPQQPAPQATMQAEHPPAATSSSGAGTRDDDGYDDNSPYGDGPSYSDDEYGYPEGDPYASAASAPRPEPAPQAQAAAPVPQARSAVQEVAPAPEYPAAQQAAATRPAESASAAVPATQASAAAPMSPTPIAAPQPAESSADAGGSAAGGAKVAPKFTRYGEAVVREVLGAVFVEERPLPEPRR, translated from the coding sequence GTGGTAGCAGCACTGTATCGGCGGTATCGGCCAGAGTCATTCTCGGAAATGATTGGGCAGTCTCAAGTGACCGATCCGCTCATGACTGCGTTGCGCACAGGCAGGGTCGGGCACGCGTACCTGTTCAGCGGCCCACGCGGCTGCGGCAAGACCACAAGCGCCCGAATCCTTGCACGGTGCCTCAACTGTGTTGAGGGGCCAACCGACACTCCGTGCGGCACCTGCCCGAGCTGCGTCGAGCTGAGCCGCGCCGGTGGCGGCTCGCTTGACGTTGTCGAGATTGACGCTGCGAGCCACGGTGGTGTCGATGACGCCCGCGACCTGCGTGAGCGGGCAGTGTTCGCCCCCGCTCGCGACCGTTTCAAGATCTTCATTATTGATGAGGCGCACATGGTCACAGCTGGCGGCTTCAACGCCCTGCTGAAGATCGTGGAAGAACCGCCGCCTCACGTGAAGTTCATCTTCGCGACGACCGAGCCAGAGAAGGTCATCGGCACCATCCGCTCCCGCACCCACCACTACCCGTTCCGCCTGATCCCGCCTGCCGCTCTGATCGATTATGTGCAGCAGCTGTGCGACAGCGAGGGCGTCGTAGTCGAACCGGGCGTGCTTCCGCTCGTCGTGCGCTCGGGTGGTGGGTCGGCGCGTGACACGCTCTCAATCCTCGACCAGCTCATTGCCGGTTCAGAGGGCAACAGTGTCTCAGCCGAACGTGCTGCCGGGCTGCTTGGCTTTACCCACACGGAACTGCTCGACGACGTTGTCGTGGCGCTTGGGTCTGGCGATCCTGCAGCCGCATTCACCGCGACTGATCGGGTGATCCAGACGGGGCAAGATCCTCGGAGGTTCGTTGAGGACCTGCTCGAACGGCTCCGCGACCTCATCATCGTCAACGCGACGTCAATCGACGGCGCTGCCGCAGTACTCCGAGGGGTCCCGCAAGACCAGCTCGACCGCATGTTCGAGCAGGCACGTGCGTTTGGGGCCCGCGAGCTCTCCCGCACGGCCGACACCGTGAGCGAGGCGCTCGATCAAATGACAGGTGCGACGCCGCCGAGGCTGCACCTCGAACTCATGATCGCGCGCGCGCTCGTTGAGCTGTCTGGGAGTGCAGCGCACGACATGCAGGCCCTCGTGCCTGGGCTCGGCATGCAGCAGTCGCCTCAGGGGGCGACGGCGGCTGAGGCCCCCGGTGGGGTTCCGCACCAGAGCGCTGTTCCCGGTGCCCAGCCTCCCCGTGCAGGCGGCCCGATGCCTGTTCAGGACGCTGCGCCGCACCCGGTGTCGCAGGCTCCAGCCGGGCAGGGCGCCCCGACGCAGATGCCGCCCGCCCCAGACCACAACCCAGGAGCCCCGGCGCCCGCAGCGCCGAAGCCCGAACGCGTGGCAAACGCGGCGGAGACTGCCGCGTCGATTCGCGAGTTCCTCCGCAATGAGGACGCGGGGCCGGCCACACCGCCGGTGCAGAGCCAGCGCACGGATGGCGAGCGTGACACGCACCCGAACGAGGGCGCGGCCGGGTTTGGCCGCCCAATTTCAGACGTGTTGAGCGCAGCGCAGATTGCGTCGATCGGTACAGAGCCGACGACTCCCGCTCCGGCTGCTCCCGCTCCGGCTGCTCAGGCCCCGGCCGCCCCTGCAGGGCAGCCCGCTGCGCCCCAGCAGTCCGCTGGTGCGCAGCACCCCGCGAAACAGTCTGTGCCCGGCGGGCCGCAGCCGTCAGAGACGCCCGCCCCTGGAGCAACCCCCTCACCCGCAGCCGCCGCAGGGCCAGAGGGCACCGCCGCAGAACTGAGCGAGGAGCTCGCCGGGTTTGAAGACCTCCGCGAGATGTGGCCCGACCTGCTCGAGGAGCTACTCGAATCAAACCGGGAGGCCTGGAACGCGGTTCGCGCGATTGAGCCGCTCGGCCTCGAAGACGACCTACTGATCGTTGGGGTGGCGAGCCGTTCTGACCTCGACGCGTTCAAGGCAACGGGTGCAGGGCCGCTCCGCGAGACGATCCTCGAAGCGACAGGCATTCGCGTTCGCTACGCCCCCCGTCAGGTGACCGCCGCCCGTGAGTCGCAGGAGCAGTCACAGCCGTCGGTCGGCACCGCCGACTCAGAGGAGCCTCATCGAGGGTCTCCCAAAGCCTCCACACCACCGGTCGACGACCTGGCGGAACGGGCTGCAGCGCGACTCAGTTCACTCGGCCCGAAGCTCGCGGCGCCAGCATGGGCAGACCCCATTCCCGAGCCCGTCACACCCAGCGACCCCGCACCTGTCGGGCAGCCTGCCGCACACGAAACGCCGCAACAGCCGAGCCCGGATGCAGTGGGGGAGCCGCCGGCGTCCCAGTCGCCTGCACCCCAGCAGCCCGCGCCTCAGCAGCCTGCGCCTCAGGCGACAATGCAGGCTGAACATCCTCCTGCCGCAACAAGCAGCTCCGGGGCCGGAACGCGCGACGACGACGGGTACGACGACAACTCCCCGTATGGCGATGGACCGAGCTACAGCGACGACGAGTACGGCTACCCAGAGGGCGACCCATACGCGAGTGCAGCGTCAGCACCACGGCCCGAGCCCGCGCCACAGGCCCAGGCCGCTGCACCGGTCCCGCAGGCCCGGTCGGCAGTGCAGGAGGTGGCACCCGCTCCGGAGTACCCGGCAGCACAGCAGGCCGCGGCAACCCGGCCGGCCGAGTCCGCGAGCGCGGCGGTCCCTGCGACGCAGGCGAGCGCTGCGGCTCCGATGAGCCCCACCCCGATAGCTGCACCGCAGCCGGCAGAGTCATCGGCTGACGCCGGCGGGTCCGCGGCAGGAGGAGCAAAGGTAGCGCCGAAGTTCACCCGCTACGGCGAAGCAGTCGTGCGTGAGGTGCTTGGCGCCGTGTTCGTTGAGGAGCGACCGCTCCCAGAGCCCAGGAGGTAG
- the recR gene encoding recombination mediator RecR — MYDGIVQDLIDEFGRLPGIGPKSAQRIAFHILQTQSFDVSKLAELLTEVRERVRFCEVCGNITEQTRCSICSDARRDHTLICVVEEPKDVVAIERTRQFRGLYHVLGGAISPIDGIGPDDLSIPALMRRLGEATGDDRIREVIIATDPNLEGEATAAYLSRLLTSIDVPVSRLASGLPVGGDLEFADEVTLGRAFEGRRVVE; from the coding sequence ATGTACGACGGAATCGTGCAAGACCTGATCGACGAGTTTGGCAGGCTCCCTGGCATCGGGCCGAAGTCGGCCCAGCGCATTGCTTTTCACATCCTGCAGACGCAAAGCTTCGACGTGTCCAAGCTCGCCGAGCTGTTGACTGAGGTGCGCGAGCGCGTCCGCTTCTGCGAGGTCTGCGGCAACATTACTGAGCAGACTCGCTGCAGCATCTGCTCTGATGCGAGGCGCGACCACACCCTCATCTGCGTTGTCGAGGAGCCCAAAGACGTCGTCGCCATCGAGCGCACCCGTCAGTTCCGCGGCCTCTACCACGTACTTGGAGGGGCCATCAGCCCGATCGACGGCATCGGCCCTGACGATCTCAGCATCCCAGCGCTTATGCGCAGACTCGGGGAAGCGACGGGAGACGACAGGATCCGCGAGGTGATCATCGCGACCGACCCGAACCTCGAGGGTGAGGCAACGGCGGCCTACCTCTCCCGCCTGCTCACAAGTATCGACGTGCCTGTCTCGCGCCTCGCATCGGGGCTCCCTGTCGGCGGAGATCTCGAATTCGCTGACGAGGTGACGCTCGGCCGAGCCTTTGAGGGCCGTCGCGTCGTCGAGTAA